One genomic segment of Lysobacter sp. 5GHs7-4 includes these proteins:
- the tssM gene encoding type VI secretion system membrane subunit TssM — protein MMSKLRYWLMDYRVRIALVAVLGVAAAALGFDKLASWGGWLAIGAVALLFLWLLWWAFKSYRAHQAEQKLDRIIAAQADRAVTTAKPAARAETEVLRERMSEAVKAIKSSKLGVMKGEAALYELPWYVIIGNPAAGKSTAILNSGLRFPFEDNRSNVIHGLGGTRNCDWYFTTEGIVLDTAGRYTVNAEDRQEWFSFLGLLKKNRPRAPINGIIIAASIAELSGSKPEFAIELAKNLRQRVQELTERLEVFAPVYVVFTKADLISGFAEFFQGLDPSEREGVWGATLPHDPKGEAEALAAFDKHFDELSEGLKEMSVAQMALRRGREMAPGLLTMPLEFSGIKPALRTFIATLFEENPYQFKPVFRGFYFTSALQDGVAVQPTSERIAQQFSLSPRVGGGEPNPHGEKSHFVLGLFRKVIFADRQLVRRYASPGSVKLRYAAFFASVALLAIALTGWTVSYTANKQLVSNVVADLDKAVALQKGKTDLKSRIDALLVLQDRLTQLKAYREDHPLQLGLGLYQGERIEAKLREEYFDGMRQLMLQPVAARLEGFLADVHAHRGDLKPIPVGGVGEDKATAVIASESLYQEPSASNLDDAYNALKTYLMISDSSRSHIEAAHLNDQLTRYWRGWLEANRGNVPRENMSQVASKLMSFYVAESAEANWPLVESKFNLVEQARAALAPVMKGAPAVERVFAQIKQRAQVRFPPITVDSLLGEDARNSGIAGSYAIPGAFSRTAWEQYVEDAVEEASRSQLSSTDWVLEQTVTSDLSLAGSPEHIAKELAAMYKAQYALEWRKFMRGVSVPEFGTFDQAATRTGSLADPSHSPLRKLLEAVNRETVWDNPGAEAAAKGLAKKGLIEWFNRVVMRRNTTGIPMQINAATGKQEPVPTGPIGAEFRGLARLMTPRDNNPPLIDEYFVALGKLHTRLNAIKTEGDPGPGARKLMQDTLENQNSELAEIASLVDEQIVAGLSETQREALRPLLMRPLISAFAALVRPAEGEINRAWTEQVYTPFQSTLASKYPFNTGASVEAAQADINTVFGASGAIANFSKDALGPLVVRRGNVVSPRQWAQMGIALRPEFTSNLANWVAGESSAAAAGPTAIFEVMPLPANGREYTVVVDGDSLRYRNTPPVWKTFQTPGPGAPGVSVSAVTMDGRSVEVFNSPGQNGMKRLFDAAQPVSLGKDHYRLTLGNSEASVAFELRVISTTRAAAPTTVGFKGLQLPPTVAGAGVPAAPSAPVAAPAGTVAAGAGTAPAAARETR, from the coding sequence ATGATGAGCAAGCTTCGCTATTGGTTGATGGATTACCGCGTCCGCATCGCCCTGGTCGCGGTGCTGGGCGTGGCGGCGGCCGCGCTGGGCTTCGACAAGCTCGCGTCCTGGGGTGGCTGGCTCGCGATCGGCGCCGTGGCGCTGCTGTTCCTGTGGCTGCTGTGGTGGGCGTTCAAGAGCTATCGCGCCCATCAGGCCGAACAGAAACTCGACCGCATCATCGCCGCCCAGGCCGATCGCGCGGTGACTACCGCCAAGCCGGCCGCGCGGGCCGAGACCGAAGTGCTGCGCGAGCGCATGAGCGAGGCGGTGAAGGCCATCAAGTCCTCCAAGCTGGGCGTGATGAAAGGCGAAGCGGCGCTGTACGAGCTGCCGTGGTACGTGATCATCGGCAACCCCGCCGCCGGCAAGAGCACCGCCATCCTCAACTCCGGTTTGCGCTTTCCGTTCGAGGACAACCGCAGCAACGTCATCCACGGCCTGGGCGGCACGCGCAACTGCGACTGGTACTTCACCACCGAAGGCATCGTGCTGGACACGGCCGGGCGCTATACGGTCAACGCCGAGGACCGGCAGGAATGGTTCTCCTTCCTCGGCCTGCTCAAGAAGAACCGGCCGCGTGCGCCGATCAACGGCATCATCATCGCCGCCTCGATCGCCGAGCTGTCGGGCAGCAAGCCCGAGTTCGCGATCGAGCTGGCCAAGAACCTGCGCCAGCGCGTGCAGGAACTGACCGAGCGCCTGGAGGTGTTCGCGCCGGTGTACGTGGTGTTCACCAAGGCGGATTTGATTTCCGGTTTCGCCGAGTTCTTCCAGGGCCTGGACCCCAGCGAGCGCGAAGGCGTGTGGGGCGCCACCCTGCCCCACGATCCCAAGGGCGAAGCCGAGGCGCTGGCCGCGTTCGACAAGCACTTCGACGAACTCAGCGAAGGCCTGAAGGAAATGAGCGTCGCCCAGATGGCGCTGCGGCGCGGCCGCGAGATGGCGCCGGGGCTGCTGACGATGCCGTTGGAGTTCTCCGGCATCAAGCCGGCGCTGCGTACCTTCATCGCCACGCTGTTCGAGGAAAATCCTTACCAGTTCAAGCCGGTGTTCCGCGGCTTCTATTTCACCAGCGCGCTGCAGGACGGCGTCGCGGTGCAGCCCACCTCGGAGCGGATCGCGCAGCAGTTCTCGCTGAGTCCGCGCGTGGGCGGCGGCGAGCCCAACCCGCACGGTGAGAAGAGCCACTTCGTGCTCGGCCTGTTCCGTAAGGTGATTTTCGCCGACCGGCAGCTGGTACGGCGCTACGCCAGTCCGGGTTCGGTCAAGTTGCGCTACGCGGCGTTCTTCGCCTCGGTGGCCTTGCTGGCGATCGCCCTGACCGGCTGGACGGTGTCGTATACGGCCAACAAGCAGCTGGTCAGCAACGTGGTGGCCGACCTGGACAAGGCGGTCGCCTTGCAGAAGGGCAAGACCGATCTGAAGTCGCGCATCGACGCGCTACTGGTGCTGCAGGACCGGCTGACCCAGCTCAAGGCCTACCGCGAGGATCATCCGCTGCAGCTGGGCCTGGGGCTGTACCAGGGCGAGCGCATCGAGGCCAAGCTGCGCGAGGAGTATTTCGACGGCATGCGCCAGCTCATGCTGCAGCCGGTGGCGGCGCGGCTGGAGGGCTTTCTGGCCGATGTGCACGCGCATCGCGGCGATCTCAAGCCGATCCCGGTCGGCGGCGTCGGCGAGGACAAGGCGACGGCCGTGATCGCCAGCGAGAGCCTGTACCAGGAGCCGTCGGCGTCCAATCTGGACGACGCCTACAACGCGCTCAAGACCTACCTGATGATCAGCGACAGCAGCCGCAGCCATATCGAGGCGGCGCATCTGAACGATCAGCTGACCCGTTACTGGCGCGGCTGGCTGGAGGCCAATCGCGGCAACGTGCCGCGCGAGAACATGAGCCAGGTCGCGTCCAAGCTGATGTCGTTCTACGTCGCCGAAAGCGCCGAGGCGAACTGGCCGCTGGTCGAATCCAAGTTCAACCTGGTCGAACAGGCCCGCGCCGCGCTGGCCCCGGTGATGAAGGGCGCGCCGGCGGTGGAGCGCGTGTTCGCGCAGATCAAGCAACGCGCGCAGGTGCGCTTCCCGCCGATCACCGTCGACAGCCTGCTCGGCGAGGATGCGCGCAACAGCGGCATCGCCGGCAGCTACGCCATCCCGGGCGCGTTCTCGCGCACGGCATGGGAGCAGTACGTGGAGGATGCCGTCGAGGAAGCTTCGCGTTCGCAGCTGTCCAGCACCGATTGGGTGTTGGAGCAGACGGTGACCAGCGACCTCAGCCTGGCCGGAAGCCCGGAACACATCGCCAAGGAACTGGCGGCGATGTACAAGGCGCAGTACGCGCTGGAGTGGCGCAAGTTCATGCGCGGCGTGAGCGTGCCCGAGTTCGGCACCTTCGACCAGGCCGCCACGCGCACCGGCTCGCTGGCCGATCCCTCGCACTCGCCGCTGCGCAAGTTGCTGGAAGCGGTGAACCGCGAAACCGTCTGGGACAACCCCGGCGCCGAGGCCGCGGCCAAGGGTCTGGCCAAGAAGGGCCTGATCGAGTGGTTCAACCGCGTGGTCATGCGCCGCAACACCACCGGCATTCCGATGCAGATCAACGCGGCCACCGGCAAGCAGGAACCGGTGCCCACCGGGCCGATCGGCGCCGAGTTCCGTGGCCTGGCGCGCCTGATGACGCCGCGCGACAACAACCCGCCGCTGATCGACGAGTATTTCGTCGCGCTGGGCAAGCTGCACACGCGCCTGAACGCGATCAAGACCGAGGGAGACCCCGGCCCGGGCGCGCGCAAGCTGATGCAGGACACGCTGGAGAACCAGAACTCCGAGCTGGCCGAAATCGCCTCGCTGGTGGACGAGCAGATCGTCGCCGGGCTCAGCGAAACCCAGCGCGAGGCCTTGCGCCCGCTGCTGATGCGCCCGTTGATTTCGGCGTTCGCCGCACTGGTGCGCCCGGCCGAAGGCGAAATCAACCGTGCCTGGACGGAACAAGTCTATACGCCGTTCCAGTCGACGCTGGCCAGCAAGTACCCGTTCAACACCGGCGCCTCGGTGGAGGCCGCGCAGGCCGACATCAACACCGTCTTCGGTGCCAGCGGCGCCATCGCCAACTTCAGCAAGGACGCGCTGGGGCCGCTGGTGGTGCGTCGCGGCAACGTGGTCTCGCCGCGGCAGTGGGCGCAGATGGGCATCGCCCTGCGGCCGGAGTTCACCAGCAACCTCGCCAACTGGGTCGCCGGCGAAAGCAGCGCCGCTGCGGCCGGCCCGACCGCGATCTTCGAGGTCATGCCCTTGCCGGCGAACGGCCGCGAGTACACGGTCGTGGTCGACGGCGACAGCCTGCGTTACCGCAATACGCCGCCGGTGTGGAAAACCTTCCAGACGCCGGGCCCCGGCGCGCCCGGCGTTTCGGTCAGCGCGGTGACGATGGACGGACGCTCGGTGGAGGTCTTCAACTCGCCTGGACAGAACGGCATGAAGCGCCTGTTCGACGCCGCTCAGCCGGTGTCGCTGGGCAAGGACCATTACCGTCTGACGCTGGGCAACAGCGAGGCCAGCG